Sequence from the Hoplias malabaricus isolate fHopMal1 chromosome 10, fHopMal1.hap1, whole genome shotgun sequence genome:
TTTCCCAAATAAAGCAAATGGAAAAGTGTTCCGGGTCCGGGATCGGTGGCTACAGACGCCTGGAATCTGTATGGAATTCTGAATTATGCTCATGTTAAAGTGAGTCCTggagaacaacaaaaaaaagcaagacccccacagagcaggtgtgatgtggtggtggatcattctcagcgctgcagtgacactgacgtggtggtggtgtgttagtgtgtgttgtgctggtgtagagtggatcagacacagcagtgctgctggagtttttaaacccctcagtgtctgaactgagaacagtccaccgaccaaaaacatccagccgacagcgtcctgtgtcactgatgaaggactagaggacgagcgacacacactgtgctgcgacagatgagctactgtctctgactctacatctacaaggtggaccaacgagggaggagtgtctcacagagtggacagagagtggacacagggtttaaaaactccagcagcactgctgtgtctgatccactctacaccagcacaacacacactaacacaccaccaccacgtcagtgtcactgcagcgctgagaatgatccaccaccacatcacacctgctctgtgggggtcctgagcgctgaggaacagggagagaggggggatacaaagtatgcaaagcaacacaTGAAGTACAGaatgtaagtgtagaactataAACCACAGCTATTTGAGCAAGTGGACAAtgagtttagaaacaaggatgttatggctgatgtgcGTATGTCCAACGTCTATAATTTTCATAGAAAACCTAAGGCCTAAGCGCACCATGCTCactgccaagtgttggctagaggggtgttctctggagcgatggaacACGATCCTATACCTTTAGGAGCAGTTGGGGGTCTTCTTTGTGCATCTCCATACCTGACCTCCCAAACTTATCTGGTGCAGTGCCtcacaaatcctcacagcaatgttccaaaatgagACGTcctaaaagaaacaaaatgggGGACAAACTCTCGGGAAGATGACGTACTTAAGGTGAGATTTCTTCACTTTACGGTTCTCTTCTTTAAACTGGACACTGCGGAGGAGGGACTCTCACCGGGAGCCGTTTGAGTGGAGAGTGGACACGTGGTCGTTGTGGGGTTCGCCCCTGAATGGTTCACTGGGTTTGCTGCTACATTTTCTGCAGGAATGACTTCAGTGTGAAAATATACAGCGTATGTGAAAAGACTGCACTGGTTTTAGACACGTACTGACGAGGCCGTCAGAGCAGAGGGGCTACTTGTGGTCCACGTCACACAGCAAACGACCTCAGACCTTTCCGAGGACCAAGCTTCCAGTGATTTAGCCACAGTCGGTTAGAGCACTGACTCTGCCTTAGAAACCTACACTAAAGGTCTGTCCCAAATAGACAGCTGTTCGAATGgtcgtctgtcctcatgaggcaggtTATTGAGACGCTGTAGTCAAGAGAGCGATTGCGTAACGGCTTGTTCCCGCCCATCGCACGCAACCTGTGTTTTTTTACCTCAGCGGCTAGCATCGCCTCGGCGTTTCAGTCCCGTGGAGTCTAGTCTTTCCGTTTTTAATCATGATTTTAATTCTTTTTCAGGAAGAAGAGTTGTTGAAAAACGTGGCCCAGGAACGGTTCGATGGCGCCttaaaattctgattaatataaATCAGTAGGCATCGAATTTTAAGGGTCATTCCCCGAACTTGGTGGGCTGTCTAACTAAAGAGCATTTTGTGTCACAGTGAGCGCACTCCCGACACGTGGACTGTGCCAGTTCTTAGACGCATTACGCTGCCTACGGAGATATCTTAATTTGGCCGAATTTTAAGGCGGCATCAAACCCTTCTTCAGCCGCGAAGGCAATCCCAGGATGCAACGCTACAACAACTCCCTTCTGTTCCGCTCTTATCCCAGAGCAAACATAATTAAAATCGCGATAAAGACGGGAAGACTAGACTCCTGAGGCAACGTTAGCCGCTGAGGTAAAAACACATCGGTGGAGTGCAGTGGGCGGGAACAAGCTGTGACACAATCACGCTCTCAACTACAGCGTCTCCATGACGACATGAGTCACTGCCAACTTAGGCAGCTCACTATATTCACACCTGTCTCCTTCACACACAGCTGGTGGAGTCAATACTATCAACGTCTTTACTATGGGATCAGTAAGTACTTAgttgttttaaaacaacactaggtcGAATATTTACCTCAAAAATTACAACTCCAAAATGTTGTGTGATgccccactgagctgtaacagggagaatggAGCCTCAGTTATTGCTAccctaggctcagcactgcagaaactgcactatgtaacatttggaggagggtaggaaaccgaGTGTGTATTAACAGCAGCCGCTAGCTTGGTTGATTTGTTGGTCtgttttcaggacagtgctgtaaaaattaattatcctctgcaacagtagggggagcccaggagcaaaaataccaagtcttacctagtgttgctttaaacccTTCTGTACACAACCACTTCATGAGCTGAAAAGCACCAAGTCTGTTATATCAAATTTAATTGTTCATCTGAGTTTCAAAAGAAAACATCACCACCTTGAAGTCCTGCCTTCAAAATAGTCGTCTGTAAACGATTGAGGACTAATAAGCGTTTGGCAACTGTCTAAAACAACCCTGGTGGGACGTAACCGGCGATGTTTAAACTCCTCTATACGCAGGCGATGACTAAAGGAACATGTCACTGAAAGGGCAAGAAGCAAACTATTAGAGAGTGTTTGAGGGGGTGGGTGAGGTAAGACCATGTTGGTCCAATCAGGGGCTTCGGGAAACTACGGTGGGCAGAAATCTGCGAAGTATGGGTGTTGTAGCGCCTCCTCCGCCGAAATCCGCTGCACTGGATTGCATTTCAGAAGATTctgcaacagaaaaaaaacaatgcagggGATAAAaggccacaagattaaaactacTCACAGATGACGTGAATGACACTGACGATCTGGTTACAGCGCCCCCCTGTGGAATGTGTGGGGGGGAATTTCAGACTGTGAGTGAATGATCAGTTCTTGAAGTTCATGCTGAGGGAAAATGGTCAGTGTAACGGCCTGAGAGACACACtgtgatggtcataatgttttgggcAATCTCCAGGACTTAGGTATGTGGGGAGTTCCCGGTGTGCAGTGGTAAGTACTGACCCAAAGTGTTCAGAGGAAGGACGAGGGGTGACCGGAGACAGGGTCCTGGGCCCGAGTCTCACTGATGTGAAGGGAGTGAAGGGGTCAGTGTGGTCACTCAGCCCCATCCACAGTAACCTGCACTGacctgtgtgttctgacccggttctatcagagcggcgttaactctttcagcggcgcgtgttctgacccggttctatcagagtggagttaactctttcagcggtgtgtgttctgacccggttctatcagagcggagttaactctttcagcggtgcgtgttctgacccggttctatcagagtggaGTTAACCCTtacagcggtgcgtgttctgacccggttctatcagagcagagttaaatCTTTCAGTggcgcgtgttctgacccggttctatcagagcggagttaaatctttcagcggcgcgtgttctgacccggttctgtCAGAGTgaagttaactctttcagcggtgcgtgttctgacccggttctaacagagcggagttaactcttacagcggtgcgtgttctgacccggttctatcagagcggagttaacccttacagcggtgtgtgttctgacccggttctatcagagcggagttaaatctttcagcggcgcgtgttctgacccggttctgtCAGAGTgaagttaactctttcagcggtgcgtgttctgacccggttctatcagagcggagttaacccttacagcggtgtgtgttctgaccccgttctatcagagcagagttaactctttcagtgctgcatattctgacccggttctatcagagcgacgctaaccctttcagcagtgtgAGTTGCAGTAACTCTTCTGTGGGATGGGACCAGATTCGCCTTTCCTCCCTCCTCCATCAGTGAGACTCTTCTGAACACTTTGGGTCAGTACTGACCACTGCACATCGGGAACACCCCACAGACCTGAGTTTGGCagactgaccaaaacattatgaacaTCACAATGTGgccctcaaatccttacactgatCATTTCTTCAGTTTCCAACATCAACTTCAAGTTCACTGTTCACTCACTGTTTGATGCACCCCACCACACACCGTCGACAGGGGGCGCCGTAACTGGAACATCAGTGCTACACACATCAGATGTAGATGGTTGTAATACTTGGCTGATCTGTAGAAGGCTTTAGAAGGCTGTTAATAACCTTATCGCCTACCTGAAGTAAGTCCCGTCCTGTGCTACTAAGTTTAGGGACAACGTTCACAAGCGATGTGGTGGCAGGATACATTGGATATGGCTATGAGAAGGGAGGAAAGAACAGGCACAATGGAGTTAGTGACACCAAGGCACTCTGCTTCAGTAAATACATCTCATCTgtgttttttaagttttgcaCTAGTGATGTAAATGATTTGCTGATTAACTAAACGGCCCTCACGAGTGCCCCCTTCTtcttaagcccaatttatacttctgagCCCAACCATACACCACAGGCAATGCGTTGTCACAAACCATAAGTATGTGTCGCATTGACGCAGGCTACAAAGACTGATTAGTCGgacggacattgtttatgttgaaccaaagaagtacagaaacatgaactcctctcctccacagacgcagacagcagcaaattcatggcgAGAGATTCCCTCACACAGGGTGTTGAtgtcagggatgaataaaaatgctgaacaaaagaaaaatatcaaACGCCTccgaaagaaaaaaataactcaACGAGGAGCAGGACCACGCGGGAAAAATGCGCCGCTTTTagtttctttcctggcacctcatgtaaactctgCTCTGTCCAAAACAACGACTTACTCcgtaaatagtgcactttaaagatttataaaaaaaacaattctacgacaccactgcattgtgtactaaacagtgtagaggaagatgtttgagattcagcccctGGTGGTGTGGCGGTGTAACTGCACAGTGGCGCAGACACAagcgcagaagtataaatcgtCCTTAACTCAGCACAACACCAATCAATGCAGACGTCTGTTAGCTAATGTGACTTGGCAGTTCCTGTTCTCCCCCCACAATGTTCACCATTCTGTGACTGTCCTACCTTATAATCTGGGAGTTTGGTCATCGTCTGCCACTGTTCTTCTGTGGGTGTCCCCAGCAATGTACCGAAGTGTTAAAGAACAACAGGGGGCGCATTAGAGATGACCGTACAGAGCAGGGCCAATATAAGACAAACAGCACAAGCGTCACAAAACAAGAAACGTGAAAGGATATCTAAAGATCCGTTTCAACTGGTCATCCACATCGTTTCCAGGAAAGAGGGGTCGACCTGCGTTTGCCAGCTCTAAACACAAACAGGAGACAGTGTTCACAGTTAACACTCCATTTCACGAGATAAAGCTCGTGGAGATTCTCCCTGTGCGTCTGTGCCCTACCTGCGAATATGCATCCCGCTGACCACATGTCAATCGACGTGGAGTAGAGTTTGGCACCAAACAGCACATCTGGAGGCCTGTACCACAAGGTCACCACCTAAAATGAAATGCACTCGCTGAAACCTGGTCACACACGGCGCTTGTAGATTAACAACGTAACACTTGAACTTGGTTCTTACCTCAGCAGAGTAACATCGTACAGGGATCCCGAACGCTCGCGCCAAACCAAAATCAGCCAACTTCAGCTCTCCATTCTAATGGATGACAAACAGCAACGTCAAACATCAAGAAACATGAAACAAAAGCCAGGCTCAGTCAGAGCTTCAGAgcttcagcactgctgtgtctgatccaccagcacaacacacactaacacaccaccaccacgtcagtgtcactgcagcgctgagaatgatccaccaccacatcacacctgctctgtgggggtcctgagcgctgaggaacaggggggaaacACGGTATGATTTTTGGTTTCTAAAAACAGATGAGATTTTTAACGTAGTGGAATCTTCACACCAAGTCCGACGTGTTTTGGCGTCAGCTCTGAAATCAGGAACGCGATGGAAAAGGAAGAAGTAGGAGTTGGAGtgataatgaatatataatttcacttTAAACAGTGAAACTAAACGCCACACTGAACCTGCCCCAGTTTCCACAACAACGCGGGAGTTCAGCCGAGTTTCCGAAGCTCACTGGCTGTTTGAGGCTCTGATTCTGCCTGTTGCTCCTCTCATTAAAAcggattatattttctttaaccgcCACATCTTATACTCAGCCTGTTGTTGTTCTTTAAGCTTTTGGTTTCTGCTACGAACATGTTGAGCTGTTCAGCCGCCATCTTCCTGCTCATTTGGTTggtctgtaaccatgacaacgCTGCTCTGATTGATCGGCCTGGCTTTACCCGGTGTGAACAGACCTTTGGAGCTGGTTCTATTCGAGGTTGGCTCTGgagtcattttttaaatttgtacaGTTCATAATAAGCCACACTGGTCGACTACATCTGGGGTAAGTTTGATTCTGATTTCTCACACAAACTGTTTTTCTGAATGAAAGTGATGAAATGACACGGTTAGGACTATGTGCTCTGAGACAGACACTACACACTCCATCCTCTGGAGGGCAGTCTCTGATTCTTATGATCCTATGTGATGGAAGTAAGAGTCTAAGTGGATGGCCTCAATTTGAGTTTGAGCAGAAGCTGAGGAGCCATCCTTaccacgagagagagagagagagagagagagagagagaggagagagaaaagagagagagagagagagagagagagaggagagagaagagagagagagagaaagaaaggaagagagagagaaatagagagagaaaaagagaaagagaaagagaaagaaagagagagagtgacagagaaagagagagagagagcgagagagagagaaagagagagagagagagagagagaaagagagagagagagagaaaagagagagagagagagaattcgcGGGCATCACCAGAGACAGCCAACACTCTGACTACTGCGGCAAATGGGAGCCTGACTCTCAGCTTTTATATTGCCATCAGTGGATTAAATCCAGCCGGAGGAGAACACGGTCATGCACTTACTCTGTTGATGAGCAGGTTCTGTGGTTTAAGGTCCCGGTGAAGAACATTGCGACTGTGGCAGAAGGCGAGTCCTTTCAACAGCTGGTACATGAAGGACTGCAGGAGATGAAGAGcaacacagtctcagaccagACACAATGTATTTCTACCTCAAAATTACAGCCTCTAAATGATTGTAATGTCGCacagagctgtaacagggagaatagagactCTGTAGCGGCTACACCGGGTCCTCTGCTGGTTACTGCACTAAGCAGTATGTA
This genomic interval carries:
- the cdk5 gene encoding cyclin-dependent-like kinase 5, which gives rise to MQKYEKLEKIGEGTYGTVFKAKNRETHEIVALKRVRLDDDDEGVPSSALREICLLKELKHKNIVRLHDVLHSDKKLTLVFEYCDQDLKKYFDSCNGDLDPEIVKSFMYQLLKGLAFCHSRNVLHRDLKPQNLLINRNGELKLADFGLARAFGIPVRCYSAEVVTLWYRPPDVLFGAKLYSTSIDMWSAGCIFAELANAGRPLFPGNDVDDQLKRIFRLLGTPTEEQWQTMTKLPDYKPYPMYPATTSLVNVVPKLSSTGRDLLQNLLKCNPVQRISAEEALQHPYFADFCPP